ACGGCGAGGTCGTCGTGAAGGTGTACCGCAACCAGCAGGGAGATCACCGTCTGGAGGCCCAGAACATGCGTCGCGCGGGCCTCGGCGAGTGGGTGCTGGGTGCCGTGGAGGCCGACGGGGTGGAGGCGCTCGTCATGCGGCGCTTCACCGGGCATTCCCTCACCGCCGCCGACGTGCCCGCCGCGCTGCCCCGCCTGCGCGAGATTCTGGCGGAGCTGCACCGTGAGCGCGGCGAGCCGGTGGACCTCCGCCGGATGCGCGAGCGGCTCAGGCGTTTTCGCCGGGCGCTGGCCGCCTATCCCCTCGACGACCTCTTCGACGCGGTGGAGGAACCGCTGGAGCGCGGACTCCTCGATCGCCCCTCGGCCTTCTGCCACCTCGATCTGTGGCAGGACAACATCATGATCGCGCCGGATGGGGAAGTCCTCGTCATCGACTGGACGAAGGCCGCATGGGACGACCCCCTGCGCGACATCGCCCTGCTGAAGACCGGCACGCTCGACCTGCTCTCGCCCGACGCGAGCCTGGGCGCGGCGCTGACCTTCCTGCCCGACCAGAGCCACACGACCCTGACCTGTCTGCGGGCCTACCTCGCCCACACGTATCTGCACGACCTGTACTGGTTCCTGATGAACGAGCCGTACGAGTTCGACGGCCAGCGCGGCCCCAAGCTGTCGCGGGCGCGGCACGTGCTGGCGCGGCTGCCGGGGTGAGGGGAGCGGCCAGCCGCCAGCTTCCAGCCGCCAGCGGGGGCCGTGGATTCTGAGGCGTGAGCTGGATGGTTCGGGCCGGAATGGGGGGAGAGGTATGGTGGGGCCATGCTCACGGTCGTGACCCATCCCCTCATTCAGCACAAGCTTTCCATCATGCGGAACGTCACCACGGGAGCAAAGGAATTCCGCGAACTCGCCAGCGAGATTTCGATGCTCCTCGCCTACGAGGCCATGCGCGACCTCGACGTGACGCCCACGCCGCTGCAAACGCCGCTGGAACACGGCGAGTTTCCCATGCTCAGCGGCAAGAAGCTCGCCCTCGTCGCCATCCTGCGCGCCGGACTGGTGATGACGGACGGGATCACCCAGCTCGTGCCCGCCGCGAAGGTGGGCCACATCGGGCTGTACCGCGATCCCCAGACGTTGCAGCCCGTCGCCTACTACAACAAGCTGCCCGCCGACATCGCCGAGCGCCGCGTCTTCCTGACCGACCCCATGCTCGCCACGGGCGGAAGCGCGAGCGCCGCCATCCGTTTCCTCAAGGACGCGGGCGCGCAGACCATCAAGCTGATGTGCATCCTCGCCGCGCCGGAGGGCGTCGCTGTCGTGGAGGCCGACCATCCTGATGTTGAGATCGTCGTGGCCGCCGTGGACGAGCGGCTGAACGACCACGGGTACATCGTGCCGGGGCTGGGAGACGCGGGGGACCGGATTTACGGGACGAAGTAGGGGAGGGCGAAGGCGAAAGGCGGAAGGCCGAAGGTCGAAGGCGGGGAGGAGGGTGTGGAGTCACTGGGTCGCCCCCTCACCCCAGCCCTCTCCCACGAGGGGAGAGGGAGCTAAAAACTAAGCCGCTCTCTTGCAAGGGTACACAAAGGAGCGAGACGGACAATCCGGCTCGTCCTCCTTTCGGGGGTCGCCCATCCCTCACCCCCAGCCTTTAGACTCCGGTCAGCTTATGGATTCTGTAAAGGCGCTCGCGGCGCAATTCGGTATCGCGGACCTGTTCGGGCGCGGCTTTCTCAGCGTGCTGCTGACCTTCGTGACGGCGTGGGTATTTACGTGGCGCTTCATTCCCGGTGTGCGCGCCTTCGCGCTGGAGGTCGGGTGGGCCGACCAGCCCAACGCCCGGCGGCTGAACAAGGAGCCGCTGCCGAACGCGGGCGGGCTGGCGATCTTCGCGGGCTTCCTGCTCGGCGTGGTGGTGGCTTGGGCGCTGCGGCCCATCGTGATCGAGGCGGTGAACATTCAGGTGCTGGCGATTCTGCTGGGGGGCGCGGTGCTCGTGCTCGTGGGTTTCATCGACGACCAGTACGGCCTCTCGCCCGCCTTCCGGCTCGGCGTGCAGGCGCTCGCGGCGCTGCTCCTGATCGTGAACGGGCTGCGGATCGACCTGAACGCCATTCCCTTCCTGCCCGCCCTGCCCGCCGCGCTCAACGAGCCGCTGAGCTTCCTCGTCACCCTGCTGTGGGTGGTCGGCCTGACGAACGCCGTGAACCTGATGGACGGGGTGGACGGCGTGGTGGGCGGCGTGGGCTTCGTCGTGAGCGTGGTGCTGCTGGCGACGGCGGCGCAGTTCGTGGACCGGGCGGCGGCGGTGGTGCTCCTCGCGGGGCTGGCGGGGGCGGCGCTGGGCTACCTGCGGCACAATTTCAACCCCAGCCGCATCATCATGGGGGACGCGGGGGCGTACCTGTTCGGGTACACGCTCGCCGCCGTGAGCCTGCTCGGCACCCTCAAGGTGAGCGCCGGGGCCAGTCTGCTCGTGCCGCTGCTCGTGCTGGCGCTGCCCCTCGTGGACACCACGCAGGTCGTCATCGGGCGGCTGGCGCGGGGCATTCGCAACCCACTCGGGCACCCGGACAAGACGCATATCCACCACCGGGTTCTGGCGCGCACGGCCTCGGCGCGGCGCACGGCGATCATCCTGTGGGCGGTCTCGCTCGCCTGCGGGGTGTTCGGGATGCTCGCGCAGGGGGTCCGTCTGCCCGTCATCGTGGTGACGGCGGCCTTCATCCTCGTGTGCCTGTGGTTCGTGACCTACCGCCGCGTCCGCGCGCAGGAGCAGGAGGCGGGGGGGCCGACTTCGACCTCCACCGCTCCCGGTCAGGGCGGTTGATAGGGTGGGCGCGATGACAGAACCCGCCCTTCAGGAAGGCAACAAGCGCGTCGTCCTCGCCTTCGGCACCCGGCCCGAGGCGACGAAGATGGCCCCCGTGTACGCGGCCCTCGCGCGGCAGCCGGGAATCACGCCGCTGATCCTCTCCACCGGCCAGCAGCGCACCATGCTCGACGAGGCCCTCGCCGTCTTCGGCCTGACGCCCGACGAGGACCTGAACGTGATGACCGACCGCCAGACCCTCGCCGACCTCACCGCCCGCATCGTGCCGCAGGCGGGGCGGACGCTGCGCGCGATGGGCGCGGACCTCGTGCTCGTCCACGGGGATACGACGACCTCGTTTTGCGTGACCCTGAGCGCCTTTTACGAGGGCATCCCGGTCGGACACGTGGAGGCGGGGCTGAGGAGCGGGAACATGGCCGAACCCTTTCCCGAGGAGGCCAACCGCCGCCTGACGGGCGTGCTGTCCACGCTGGACTTCGCGCCGACCCCCGGCAGCCGCGCGAACCTGCTGCGTGAGGGCAAGGACCCGCACGGCGTCTTCGTGACCGGGCAGACCGCCGTGGACGCCGTGCGCGAGGTGGCGGGCCGGGTGCCCCTGCGCCCCGAGTGGCGGGAGAAGTTGGACGCCGGGCAACGCCTCGTCACCGTCACCATGCACCGCCGCGAAAACCTGCCCGTCATGGCGGACATGGCGCGGGCGCTGGCGGACGTGGCCCAGGCGCACCCCGACTGCCACTTCGTCTACCCGGTCCACCTCAACCCCGCCGTGCAGGACGCGGTGCGGCCCGCGCTGGGGAACTTGCCCAACTTCGAGCTGACCGAGCCGCTGGATTACGCGCAGATGGCCCCGCTGATGGCTGCCTCCACCCTGCTCGCCACCGACAGCGGCGGCCTTCAGGAGGAGGGGGCGGC
The window above is part of the Deinococcus sp. YIM 134068 genome. Proteins encoded here:
- the wecB gene encoding non-hydrolyzing UDP-N-acetylglucosamine 2-epimerase produces the protein MTEPALQEGNKRVVLAFGTRPEATKMAPVYAALARQPGITPLILSTGQQRTMLDEALAVFGLTPDEDLNVMTDRQTLADLTARIVPQAGRTLRAMGADLVLVHGDTTTSFCVTLSAFYEGIPVGHVEAGLRSGNMAEPFPEEANRRLTGVLSTLDFAPTPGSRANLLREGKDPHGVFVTGQTAVDAVREVAGRVPLRPEWREKLDAGQRLVTVTMHRRENLPVMADMARALADVAQAHPDCHFVYPVHLNPAVQDAVRPALGNLPNFELTEPLDYAQMAPLMAASTLLATDSGGLQEEGAALGVPVAVLRNVTERPEGVEAGVLKLAGNDPDTLRSVIGGLLSDEAELARMRSARNPYGDGQAAGRIAQAVAWHFGLVERPADWA
- a CDS encoding MraY family glycosyltransferase, whose protein sequence is MDSVKALAAQFGIADLFGRGFLSVLLTFVTAWVFTWRFIPGVRAFALEVGWADQPNARRLNKEPLPNAGGLAIFAGFLLGVVVAWALRPIVIEAVNIQVLAILLGGAVLVLVGFIDDQYGLSPAFRLGVQALAALLLIVNGLRIDLNAIPFLPALPAALNEPLSFLVTLLWVVGLTNAVNLMDGVDGVVGGVGFVVSVVLLATAAQFVDRAAAVVLLAGLAGAALGYLRHNFNPSRIIMGDAGAYLFGYTLAAVSLLGTLKVSAGASLLVPLLVLALPLVDTTQVVIGRLARGIRNPLGHPDKTHIHHRVLARTASARRTAIILWAVSLACGVFGMLAQGVRLPVIVVTAAFILVCLWFVTYRRVRAQEQEAGGPTSTSTAPGQGG
- a CDS encoding phosphotransferase, giving the protein MTPGGLPSPRFPVLEARLGPLTPMDQGMQSRVYATPDGEVVVKVYRNQQGDHRLEAQNMRRAGLGEWVLGAVEADGVEALVMRRFTGHSLTAADVPAALPRLREILAELHRERGEPVDLRRMRERLRRFRRALAAYPLDDLFDAVEEPLERGLLDRPSAFCHLDLWQDNIMIAPDGEVLVIDWTKAAWDDPLRDIALLKTGTLDLLSPDASLGAALTFLPDQSHTTLTCLRAYLAHTYLHDLYWFLMNEPYEFDGQRGPKLSRARHVLARLPG
- the upp gene encoding uracil phosphoribosyltransferase: MLTVVTHPLIQHKLSIMRNVTTGAKEFRELASEISMLLAYEAMRDLDVTPTPLQTPLEHGEFPMLSGKKLALVAILRAGLVMTDGITQLVPAAKVGHIGLYRDPQTLQPVAYYNKLPADIAERRVFLTDPMLATGGSASAAIRFLKDAGAQTIKLMCILAAPEGVAVVEADHPDVEIVVAAVDERLNDHGYIVPGLGDAGDRIYGTK